AGCACAAAATTCGGAATCAAAATAACCCCTTCTAAAAAACCAGTTTTAGCAATGTCGTAGATTCTACCATCAATGATCACACTTGTATCCAAAATTTTGTATTTATGAAAATGATCCTCGACTCTACGATCTAGTACTTCGCCTTCATTTTCAACCTGAATTTTCTTTTGCTTAGGAGTGAAGATTTTGCGCCACTCATCAATACGAGTTGTTCCCATACGAAATCCAAGGTAACCAAAAATAATCATGACCAAAATCGGTAATACACTATTTACAAACGGGATATTCAAGTTGTACATTGGAATCGAAATAATCACACCAATGACCAGACCAAGAATCGCACCGATACTACCGAATAATAGATACGTCAAACTCATTTCATTTAATGCTGCTTCTACTTTTTTTACAGCTGAAACAATATACTTCGCTAACCCTAACGATAAAATAAAGAAAATAAGTGCACCAATCAAACTGTTAGTAAAGTTATTGTTCAGCCATGTATTATCTGCCTGTTTCGCCATGTCCCAAGCCATCGGTAATAATGAGATACCTAAGCTTGCACCTGCGACGACCATCAGCAGTGTGATGACACGTTTCTGCATAGATTCATCCTCCAATATAGTCATACTTATTTAAAGATTGAAAGGAGAGATCGATCTTTAAATCTTTTATCGATCTCTTGACTCTCACTCTATTTGAATACTTTTCTTAGTGTTTCTCCGATTGTCGCAACACCAACAATCTCGATGCCTTCTGGTGGAGTCCAACCACCTAAATTATTTTTTGGTAAATAAATTTTAGTGAAACCTAGCTTCTGTGCTTCTCGTACTCGTTGTTCAATACTATTCACACGACGAATCTCACCAGTCAAACCAATTTCACCAATAAAACATTCTGTTGGCTTTGTACCATTTTCTTTATAGCTGGAAGCAATGCTCACAGCCACTGCTAAATCAATGGCTGGTTCGTTGATTTTCACGCCTCCAGCAGCTTTAAGATACGCATCTTGATTTTGTAGTAGCAATCCGGCACGCTTCTCTAAAACTGCCATAATCAAGGAAACACGATTAAAATCTAGTCCAGTCGTTGTCCGTTTGGCATTCCCAAACATCGTTGGTGTTACCAAAGCCTGAACCTCAACTAAAATCGGACGTGTTCCTTCCATCGCTACAACAATTGCTGAACCAGTGGCATCAGCCAGTCGCTCTTCTAAAAAGACTTGAGAAGGATTCGCGACTTCTTCTAGTCCATGCTCCCGCATTTCGAAAATACCGATCTCATTGGTGGAACCAAAACGATTTTTTACTGCTCTTAATATTCTGAATGTATGATGCTTATCACCTTCAAAATATAAAACAGTATCTACCATGTGCTCAAGCATACGTGGCCCTGCAATCGAGCCTTCTTTGGTCACATGACCTACAATGAAGATCGCAATCCCATTGGTTTTAGCTATTTTCAATAGTTCAGCTGTCGTCTCTCGTACTTGGCTGACGCTTCCGGCCACACTGGTCACATCAGGTTGCGTCATTGTTTGAATGGAGTCGATGATCACATAATCTGGTTCCAACTTTTCGATTGCACGACTTATTTCGTTCATATCTGTTTCAGCATACAAATAAAATTCCGTATCGATCGAGCTTAAACGCTCAGCACGCATTTTGATTTGTTCCGCACTTTCCTCACCAGATACATAGAGTACTTTGCCGCCGATTTCAGCAAGCTGTTGTGACACTTGTAATAACAGTGTTGATTTACCGATCCCAGGATCTCCGCCAATCAGAACAAGTGATCCAGGAACGACACCGCCACCTAACACACGATTCAGTTCTACCAACTTAGTTTTAACCCTGGGTTCTTTCTTAGGAACAACTTCCGCTAAACGCTGCGGCTGAGTCTTTTTACCAGTTAAACTAACTCTAGCACGACGATCTGTCGTATCTTGAATGATTTCTTCGGTCATTGTGTTCCACTGGCCGCAATTCGGACAGCGTCCTAAATATTTAGGGGAGATATACCCGCACGTTTGACACTCAAATTGAACTTTTGCTTTTTTTGCCATATGCTATCCCCTCGTTTTGATGTATTCTTTATTTTACCATAGTATCGGTCTCTTAGACTAAGACTTCCCACTATAAAATACGCAGTTTTCCAGTGAATTTGTCTTAATTTTTACCAGAAGAGCCAAATCCGCCTGTGCGTTCTGTTTCTACGTCATCAACATCGGCTAAAAGAAATGGTTTAAAGATTCCTTGTCCAATTCGTTCGCCTTTTTCAATGACCATCTCTTCATAACCGAAATTCAAAAACTGAAACATGATATGCCCTTCATTGCCTTCGTTATTATAATAATCGCGATCGATCACACCTACACCATTGGCTAACATTAAAAAGCGTTTCAAAGGATTTGATGAACGACTCACTAATTCTAAATACTCATTTTCAGCCATGTACGCTTTGATTCCTGTTTTTACCAAAACTGGTTTTGGTGCTATACCTTGTGCTTGTAGTTTCCAAATGCTTGGGACAACGACTGTTTCAGCCGCTTCAAAGTCGTAGCCTGCAGCCCCTTTTGTCGCACGCTCAGGAAGTGCAATGCCTTGGTCTTTATAATCTGTAATAATCTCAAATCCTCGTTGTTTCATCAAAAATCTCCTCTACTTGTAAACTATTTCTATTTTAACATATTCCAATGATTCCAAGCTTACTTTTACAGTATCTTTACTATTCTCTCGTATTTTTTTAATGTTTACACATTATTTGGACTCATTTTGTTCATATTTTACTACTTCATAAAGTATAAAAGAAAAAAATAACATCAATCCGACGATGCTAATCACATGGACATGCTCTACTAACTGAAGAGCGGCTGGATTATGCGTTCGATGTGCCGTGATCTGCAAAACTGTTTTAACGGGTAACTGTGCTTGTTTCGCTAACAACCATAAAACACTCATCAATAACAACTGGTGAGTCACACTGCCTTTGGTTTGAGTGCTGTATTTCGTAATAATGCGTTGGTCTTGAGGTAAACTCTCTTCTTGATAATACTGCTGATTCAAGAAATTACCTGTCGCACTTATAAAACAGCTGAGCAAAAAGACGCCTACTGGAAAAAGCGGTCGAAACAATAACAACAATAATGACAGGATAAAACTGCCCAGATGAATAATTTTAGCATCCACTTTAGGAAATATGCGGTATAAAAATTTAATAACAACGGCTGACCCGATTATTCCCATAATATAAGGAACATATAAATTAGTAGTCAGGCGATCTATTCCTAAACGTAACGAAACATAAAACGTCCCAAAGAGCAGTAGAAAATTCATACACATACCATTAGCAAATGTTAACAAATTCAACCATAAAGGGAGTTTCCAACTTTTTATTTGACTGTTTAAATACCAGCCGGCCACTAAAAATAAGATAGAAAAACCGATAATGCCAACATCTAGAAGTTGCGGATCAAATAGCAATCGGGCGGATCGAATAAATAATAAAAGAATAAAGAAAAACAAAAATAA
This genomic stretch from Enterococcus haemoperoxidus ATCC BAA-382 harbors:
- the radA gene encoding DNA repair protein RadA — protein: MAKKAKVQFECQTCGYISPKYLGRCPNCGQWNTMTEEIIQDTTDRRARVSLTGKKTQPQRLAEVVPKKEPRVKTKLVELNRVLGGGVVPGSLVLIGGDPGIGKSTLLLQVSQQLAEIGGKVLYVSGEESAEQIKMRAERLSSIDTEFYLYAETDMNEISRAIEKLEPDYVIIDSIQTMTQPDVTSVAGSVSQVRETTAELLKIAKTNGIAIFIVGHVTKEGSIAGPRMLEHMVDTVLYFEGDKHHTFRILRAVKNRFGSTNEIGIFEMREHGLEEVANPSQVFLEERLADATGSAIVVAMEGTRPILVEVQALVTPTMFGNAKRTTTGLDFNRVSLIMAVLEKRAGLLLQNQDAYLKAAGGVKINEPAIDLAVAVSIASSYKENGTKPTECFIGEIGLTGEIRRVNSIEQRVREAQKLGFTKIYLPKNNLGGWTPPEGIEIVGVATIGETLRKVFK
- a CDS encoding dUTP diphosphatase; amino-acid sequence: MKQRGFEIITDYKDQGIALPERATKGAAGYDFEAAETVVVPSIWKLQAQGIAPKPVLVKTGIKAYMAENEYLELVSRSSNPLKRFLMLANGVGVIDRDYYNNEGNEGHIMFQFLNFGYEEMVIEKGERIGQGIFKPFLLADVDDVETERTGGFGSSGKN
- a CDS encoding PIN/TRAM domain-containing protein, whose protein sequence is MQKRVITLLMVVAGASLGISLLPMAWDMAKQADNTWLNNNFTNSLIGALIFFILSLGLAKYIVSAVKKVEAALNEMSLTYLLFGSIGAILGLVIGVIISIPMYNLNIPFVNSVLPILVMIIFGYLGFRMGTTRIDEWRKIFTPKQKKIQVENEGEVLDRRVEDHFHKYKILDTSVIIDGRIYDIAKTGFLEGVILIPNFVLYELQYIADSGDSLKRVRGRRGLDILNALQKEDGISVEMYEGDFEDISEVDSKLIKLAKLLDGVVVTNDYNLNKVSEFQNVPVLNINALANAVKPVVIPGETMNVMVVKAGTERQQGVAYLDDGTMVVVEDGQHYMNEHIQVVVTSALQTAAGRMIFAKPAHSGRGIDESKEEHRANEKS